Genomic window (Thomasclavelia spiroformis DSM 1552):
AAAAAAACATATTCAAAAGTGTATTTGGTGGCTAATTTACCGTACTATATTACTACAGCAATAATTGAAAAAGTTATTTTAAGTGATTGTAATATTGATCAATTGATTGTAATGGTACAAAAAGAAGTTGCTTTGAAAATGACTAGTGATTATAAAAATCCATTATTATTAATGATTAAAGATATGGGAAAAGTTGAGTATTTGTTTACTGTTAATAAAAATGTGTTTTTACCTGCTCCGCATGTTGATTCTGCAATTATAAAAATAGTATTAACTAAAAAGCCGAATTTAAAACTATATGATATATTGAATGTTTGTTTTAAACAACGACGAAAAACAATTTATAATAATTTAAAAAAAGAATATAGTAATGCATTGGAGATATTAGAAAAATGTAAAATTGATACAAAAAAAAGAAGTGAAGAATTATCGTTAAATGATTTTAAAAATATCACTGATATGATTTAAATGCATATAATAAAGTGGTGATATTGATGAAAATTGGCGACATAGTGAGTCGAAAAAAATATGGTAAAGATATTTATTTTAAAATTATTGATATTAAAGATGATATTTATTATTTAAAAGGAATTGAGTATCGATTAGTTGCTGATAGTGAAGAAAGTGATTTAGAATTAAGTGATTTTAGTAGTGAAAAAAGTGATATTGTAGTAGAAAATAAACCATGTTTAAAAGGTAGTGTCTTGCATATTGATGGTGATAAAGATTATTTGAAGATGTGTCTAGATAAATATAAAGAATTTAATATAACGGTATATGGTTATTATATGGAAGAAAGTGAAATAAAAGATAAAATCATTCCATTATTAGAAAAACATCGTCCTGATTTATTAGTTATTACCGGACATGATGCGATGAAAAAAAATAGTGATCGTAAAAACATTAATAGTTACTTGCATACTAAAGATTTTGTTGAAGCAATTAGAAAAGCAAGACTTTATCAAGATGATAAAGATAGCCTAATTATTTTTGCAGGAGCATGTCAGTCATATTATGAATTATTATTAGCTAGTGGGGCGAATTTTGCTTCAAGTCCAAGTCGAAAAAATATCCATGCATTAGATCCTGTTTTTATTGTTAGTCAAATTGCCAATGCCAGTATTAAAAATTATGTTGATTTAGAAAAAATTGTAGCTAAGACTTCTAACAAGCATTTAGGTATTGGAGGAATAGATACACGCGGAGTCGCAAGAAAAATTTATCCAACAAGTAGGTGAAATAATGAAAGTAAAAGCATATGCAAAAATTAATTTAGCATTAGATGTTGTAAGAAAAAGAGAAGATGGTTATCATGAATTAGAAATGGTCATAGCACCAATTACTTTACATGATTTGATTTATATTAATACGATTGAAAGTGGGATTATAATTGAAACAAATAGTAAAGTAATGCCAACTGATAAACGAAATATCATGTATAAAGTTGTAGCTTTGATAAAAGAAAGATATGGAATCAAAAAAGGTGTTAAAATATATGTTTATAAGCATATTCCAACTCAAGCAGGTTTAGCTGGTGGTAGTGCTGATGGGGCTGCAGTTATTAAAGCAATGAATAAGTTGTTTTATTTAAATTTGACTGAAGAACAAATGGCTACTTTAGGAAAAGAAGTTGGAGCGGATATTCCTTTTTGTGTATATCAAAAAATGGCTCTTGTTAGTGGAATTGGAGAAAAATTAGAGTTTATTGATTATCTTTTTGAATGTAAGGTATTATTAGTTAAACCAAAAAAAGGTGTTTCAACTAAAAAGTCTTTTAATAGTCTAGATTTAAATAAAGCGATTCATCAAGATTGTAGGTTAATGGTTAAAGGAATTTATGAAGATGATTATCAAACAGTAATTGATAATTTACAAAATACGTTAGAAGAACCATCAATTAAGATGGTTCCTGAAATTAATGATATTAAACAAGCTATGTTAGAAATTGGTTTTGATGGAGCTTTAATGTCAGGAAGTGGGTCTTGTGTTTTTGGTCTTACAAGAGATGATAAAATTTTAGAAAAAGGTTTTAAATATTTTAAGGGAAAATATTATTTTGTTCGAAAAACAGAAATTTTAAATGAAAGATAAATAGGATAATTTGAAGTAAACAGTTGATGTCATATATTTGAATTAACTGTTTTTATTTTTATAACTTACTTATTAAAGCGATTTCTTTTCAATATAAAAGCATTTTTTGTATATTTTTCCTTTAATAAATGTTAAATATTTGATATTATGTTGTTGTTAAGAGGTGTTAAAATGAAAACTTATGCGGTAGTGATGGCAGCTGGTAAAGGAACCAGAATGAAATCAGATAAGCCTAAAGTTGTTCATGAGGTTTTATATAAACCGATGATCAATCATATTGTTGATGAATTAAAACAACTAGGTGTAGATGAGATTTATGTGATTTTAGGACATAAAGCGAAAGAAGTTGAAAAGTTGTTAGATGATGTAAATATTGTTTATCAACGAGAGCAACTGGGAACAGGACATGCATTGATGCAATGTAAAGATGTATTAGCTAATAAGTCTGGTACAACAGTTGTTTTAAATGGAGATGCTCCATTAATTACTAAAGAAACATTAAAAAATCTAATTGACTATCATAATGATAATCAATTAATGGGTACAATTATGACTTGTGATTGTGACTTGGATAAAAAATTTGGTCGAGTAATTAGAGAAAGTGATCAGGTTAAGGGAATTGTTGAGTTTAAAGATTGTACACCAGAGCAAGTTAAAATTAGTGAGATGAATTGTGGAGAATATTGCTTTGATAATGAAGCATTATTTAAAGCATTAGAAAAGGTAACTAATAACAATGCTCAAAATGAATATTATATTACAGATGTTATTGAAATCATGAATAATGATAATTTAAAAGTTGGTGGTTATAAAATTGCTGATTTAGCCGAAGTTGGTGGAATCAATGATCGTGTGGAATTAGCAGAAGCTACTAAAGCATTACAACTTAAAGTGAATAAAAAACATTTATTAAATGGGGTAAATATTATTGATATCAATAATACTTATATTGGTGTAGATGTTAAAATTGCTCCAGATACGACAATTGAACCAGGTTGTGTAATCAAAGGTAAATCTAGTATAGGTGCTAATTGTCATATTGGGCCATACTGTGAATTTGAAAATGTTGAAATCAAAGATAATGTAGAAATTAAATTTTCAGTAATTAGTGATTCAGTTATTGAAAATGGAGTAGATATTGGACCGTTTGCACGTTTAAGAACTAATTGCCATATTTTAGATAATGTGCATATTGGTAACTTTGTAGAAATGAAAAAAACAGTTTTTGGAAATGGCAGCAAAGCCGCTCATTTGACTTATGTAGGTGATGCGACCGTAGGAAGTAATGTAAATATGGGATGTGGAACAATTACTTCAAATTATGATGGTAAAAATAAATTCCAAACAATTATCAATGATAATGCTTTTATTGGTTGTAATAGTAACTTAATTGCACCGGTAACAGTTGGAGCTAATGCTTATGTAGCGGCAGGTTCAACAGTTACAGATGATGTTAATGATGAAGCATTTGCAATTGCTCGTGCGCGTCAAGTTAATAAAGAAGGATATGCTAAAGTATTAGAAGAAAAAAGAAATAAAAAAGGAAAATAGGAGAAAAAAATGAAAAATAAGATAACTGTATTTGCACTATCAGCTAGTGAAGAATTGGCAAAAGATATTGCAAAAGAATTAGGAACTAATGTAGGTAAAAGTAAAGTACATCATTTTGCAGATGGAGAAATTTTAGTTGAAATTGGAGAATCAGTACGTGGTAAAGATGTATATATTGTACAATCTACAAGTAATCCTGTTACTGAAAATCTAATGGAAATCTTAGTTTTAGCAGATGCTTTGAAAAGAGCTTCAGCTAAAGAAATTACAGCAATTATTCCTTATTTTGGATATGCTCGTCAAGATCGTAAAGCTAAACCTAGACAGCCAATTACTTCTAAGTTAATAGCAGATTTATTGACCGTAGCTGGAATTAATCGCGTTGTTACAGTTGATTTACATGCTGCACAAATTCAAGGTTTCTTTGATATTCCAGTAGATGAAATGCAAGCATTACCGCTTATTTCGAATTACTTTAAGAAAAAGAATATCAGTGATATTTGTGTAGTTTCTCCTGATCATGGTGGTGCTACTAGAGCTCGTAAATTAGCAGTTGCTTTAGATGCTCCTGTAGCGATTATCGATAAAAGAAGACCTAAACCTAATGTTGCTGAAATAATGGGTGTATTAGGTGATGTTGAAGGTAAGAATTGTATTATGGTTGATGATATGATTGATACAGGTGGTACAATTGTTGCTGGAATTGAAATGTTAAAAGAAAAAGGTGCTAAATCAGTTCATGTTGCTTGTACACATCCAGTATTTTCTGGACCAGCAGTAGAAAGATTACAAAATTCTTCTGCTGATGAAGTAGTTGTAACTGATACAATTAAGTTACCAGAAGAAAAAATGTTCCCTAAATTGAAGATTGTTACAGTTGCAGTATTGCTTGCTAGAACAATTGAAAATATTGAAAATTGTGAACCTGTTTCTAATGTGTTTGAAATGTTTGATTTTGATAAATAATATGAATAAAACGGTAAGTTTACTTACCGCTTTTTGTATAAATATCTTTTTATTGGAAATAATATATTTGATATTTTTTTACAAGAGTACTTAATATTCATGATAAAATTTATCTTTTGTCTAAATTTGTAGGCTGAAAAATAGAGTAAAAAGATATGTGTAGTAAAAAAATGTTGATTTTAACTAGATATTTCATTTGTTATTGGTATTTATTTTTTTAGATATTTGACAAATGAAATTGATTTTGTTAAGATACAGCCGAGGTGAAATTTATGTACTTTGATACTCATTGTCATTTAAATAGTGAAGATTTATATGAAGATCACGATATGTTTATTCAAAATGCTTTAAACAACGAGGTTACAAATATGGTTGTTGTAGGCTATGATTTAGAATCATCAAAAATTGCAATCGAGTTAGCTAAACAATACGAGTTTATATATGCTGCAGTTGGCATTGGACCTAATGATTGCAAAAACACAACGAAAGAACAAATAAACATTATCGATAAGTACTTAGAAGATCCTTGCGTTGTAGCACTTGGTGAAATCGGTCTTGATTATTATTGGGATACTGTCAGTAAAGAAAAGCAGTTAGAGGTTTTTCAATGGCAAATGGATTTAGCCAAGAAACATGATAAACCTGTTATTATTCATTGTCGAGATGCTTATGAAGATACTTATGAAGTGCTAAAACAAAATGGACATCGTGGAATTATGCATTGTTATAGTGGTTCTGTAGAAATGGCAAAAAGGTTTGTTGAGCTAGGTTTCTACATTTCTTTAGCTGGACCAGTGACATTTAAGAATGCAAGAGTTCCCAAAGATGTGGCAGCAAATATTAACATTGAAAATTTATTAATTGAAACTGACTGTCCTTATTTAACACCTCATCCATTTAGAGGAAAGTTAAATGAGCCTGCAAATGTTGTGTATATTGCCCAGGAAATAGCTAAGCTAAAGAACATGGAGATAGAAAACGTTGCAAGTAAGACAACGTTTAATGCCAAAAATATTTTTGGTATTAAATAGGAGGAAAATTAATGAAAAAAATTAAAGAGGCTGTTATTAATGCTGACCCCTGTATGAAGGGGTTGGTTGTAGTGATGATTGCCTATGTTGGAATTGTAGCAACGACTTTAAATACCGGTGCTGCAAACCAAATTGATAACTATGTTGAAACTATTGATGTTAAGGTTCAAGATGGTGAACAAGCGCAGAAGGATTATTTAGTAAGACAAGCTGCAGTGTCTAATGTATTAGACGATTTGGAAATTTCTTTAAATCCACAGGATTTATTAAATCAAGATTTAAACTATGTTGTAAATGATGGTGATTTAATTCAAATAACTAGAATTAATGAAGCAAATATAGATGAAGTTAATACAATAGCATCTAATACAGTTAATACTAGTGGATTAGAATTATTTACAACTAAAGTTACGCAACAAGGACAAGAAGGAAAAGTAAAAAATACTTATCGTGTAACTTATCATAATGGTAAAGAATCTAAACGAGAATTGGTTAATAGTGAGGTAATAATACCTGCTAGTGATACGATAATTGAAACCGGAAAAGTTCAACCTGGGGCTTATTTTACTGGTAAGTTAACAACATACGGTGGAGATTGTGTTGGAGGAAATGGAACATCATCAACAGGAATCAAATTAAGTCCGATTACTGGTGTTCAAGGGTCTAATAGTCCAAAGTTAACATATAATGGACGTTCGTATTATTGTTTAGCAGCAGATCCATCTATTCCGTTTGGAACAATTATTGAAATCACTAATCATAATTTAAGTATTGAATCAACTGCATATGGTATTGTTGTAGACCGTGGAGGGGCAATTAAAGGAAATAAGATTGATATATTTAATGGAACTGAAGCTGGTAAGTATTTTACTGGTGGTACTTCTAATAATACTCAATTTAAAATTGTTTCTGTAGGTAACGGTAAGAACTTTTGGAAATAAATAAAAAAAGTCAGGTGAAATAGTATTTTTGCCTGTCTTTTTTATTTAATGTGAATATTTATTTAACAATCACATAATTATACGAAATTTTATTTATAAAATCTTATTTAAATTGAAGAGAGGATTTAATAAAATGGGAAAAATAAAAAAATTTTTTAGTAAACCAGTGTTTACATTAGTATGCTATGTTATGGCAATATTAACAATTATCTACTTGTTTTACACAGTCAAATTAGCGAATGATACTGTAGAAATGTATATAACTCAAGGAACATTAAGTTGGTCAGCAAATTTTTTAGAAATTATTTCATTTTTTATAAGTAATTGTGCAAGTTATATATTTTATAGTTTTGCTTTTATTTTCTTTGGCCGTGTAATTGATGGTGTAAGAATAAAAGATAATTCAAAAGAAGAAACTCAAGAAGAAATTGATGAAGAAGTAAAAGAAGAAATTAGTGAAGAAAATGCAGAAAAAAAAGCTGATAACGAAGAAGCTGGTGAAAAGATAATTGAAAAAAATGTAAACGATGATGAAAAATCAACAGATAAAATTATTGAAGAAAATATAGTTGAAGAAGTTGATAACAAAGAAATTGATGAAAAAATAACAGATGTAGCTAATGAAGATAAAAATTAAAATAATAAACAGTTATTCTCTTGTTGTAAAACAAGAGTTTTTTTGATTGTAGGGGGATAATTGTTTTAAAAATAATAAATTTGTAGTACAATAGATTAGGATTAAGGAGGGATATGTAATGTATGATGTAATTGTAGTTGGTGGTGGTCATGCGGGAATTGAGGCAGCATTGGCGCCAGCTAGAATGAAACAAAAAACAGTTTTAATAACTGCAAATTTTGATAATGTTGGAAGCCTTCCTTGTAATACCTCAATTGGAGGGCCGGCTAAAGGAATAATTGTCCGTGAAATTGATGCTTTAGGTGGACAAATGGCAAAAACAGCTGATGAGACATATTTACAAATGAAAATGTTAAATACTGCTAAAGGTCCAGGGGTACAATCTTTAAGAGCTCAAGCTGATAAAAAAGCTTATCCTAGATATATGCAGGCAGTTTTGAAAAAACAAGATAATTTAGATATTATTGAAGGTATGGTAGAGGATTTAATGGTTGAAGATAACTGTGTAAAAGGGGTTATTTTGGCTAATGGTCAAGAAATTATTGGAAAAACTGTGATTTTAACAACAGGAACATATTTAAAAGCAGAAATATTATGTGGTGATCAAAAGCATGCTAGTGGTCCTGATGATCAAGAAGAGTGTAAATATTTATCAACACGTTTAAAGGAGTTAGGATTACGAATTCAACGTTTAAAAACAGGGACTCCTCCTAGAGTGGAGATAAATAGTGTTGATTATTCTAAAACAAGTTTACAGCCTGGTAGTGATGCAAAGTTAGCATTTAGTTATCAAACAAATAAGTTTATTCCAATAGATGAGCAAGTACCTTGTTATTTAACATATACAAATGAAAAAACGCATAAAATAATAAAAGAAAATTTGCATCGTTCAAGTATGTATGGTGGTTATGTTAGTGGGGTTGGACCTCGATATTGTCCATCAATAGAAGATAAAATTGTTAAGTTTTCTGATAAACCACAACATCAAATCTTTTTAGAACCAGAGTCTAAGGAAATGAATACTATTTATGTTCAAGGTTTTTCAACATCATTACCACATGATGTTCAAGAAGAAATGATTAGAACGATTCCAGGACTTGAACATTGTAAAATCTTGAAATATGCCTATGCTATTGAATATGATGCAATTGATCCATTACAACTTTGGCCATCATTAGAAACAAAAATCATTAAAAACTTATTTACAGCAGGTCAAATTAATGGAACAAGCGGTTATGAAGAAGCGGCTAGTCAAGGATTGATTGCGGGTATTAATGCAACGTTAAAAAATCAAAATAAAGAACCATTAATTTTAAAACGTGATGAAGCATATATTGGTGTTATGATAGATGATTTGGTAACAAAAGGAACAGAAGAACCGTATCGTATGTTGACTAGTAGAGCTGAATATCGTCTATTAATTCGTCATGATAATGCTGATGAAAGATTAATGAAATATGGTCATGATGTTGGTTTGATTAGTGATGATATTTATCAGCAATATTTAAATAAAATGTCTAATATTTTTAATGAAATCGCTCGCCTTGATACAATTAGATTTACGCCAAAGCATCCAATTAATGATGTATTGGAACAATTAGGTTCAACACGATTAAATGAAGGAATTAGTGCTAAGGAGTTAATTAAAAGACCGGAACTTGATTATGAAAAGATTTTACCATTTATAGATGCACCTGATTTAAATGAAGAGGAAAGAAAAAGAATTACTATTTTAATTAAATATAAGGGTTATATTGATAAGGCAATGCGTCAAGCTGAAAAACAAAAGAAAATGGAAGAAAAGAAAATTCCTGAAGATGTTGATTATAATGAAATTAGTAATTTAGCTTTAGAAGCAAAACAAAAACTAAGTAGTATTCGTCCTTTGACAATTGGTCAAGCATCAAGAATTTCAGGAATAAATCCTGCTGATATTTCAGTATTATTAATTTATTTGAAACAAAAGTATAATGAGGAATAATTTATGTCTAAAGAAGAATTTATTGAATTATTGAAAAATAAAGGAATTATACTAAGTGATAAACAAATTGAGCAATTTGATAAATATTTTAAGTTATTAGTTGAATGGAATGAGAAAATGAATTTAACGGCTATAACTGATGAAGAAAGTGTTTATTTAAAACATTTTTATGATTCAATTACAATTGCTTTTGATTTTGAATTTGCTAGTCAAAGTATTGTTGATGTAGGTGCTGGAGCCGGATTTCCGAGCATTCCTTTGAAAATAATTTATCCTGATTTGAAAGTGACAATTGTTGATTCACTTACAAAAAGAATTACTTTTTTAAACCATTTATTTGGAGCTTTAGAATTAACTAATTGTAAAGCAATTAGTGCTAGAGCTGAAGAATATGCTAAAGAAAATCGTGAAAAATGTGATGTTGTAATGGCAAGAGCAGTTGCTAGATTAAATATATTAGATGAACTTTGTTTACCGCTTGTTAAAGTAGGAGGATATTTTTTATCATTAAAAGGACTTAAAGCAGATGAGGAATTAAATGAAGCTAAAAAAGGTATTGGGATTTTAGGGGGAAAAGTAGGGAGTGTAAATGATTTTACTTTAACTAATGATAATCATCGAAGTAATATTATTATAAAGAAAGTAAAAGCAACACCTAATAAATATCCCCGCATGTTCGCTAAAATTAAAAAACAACCATTGTAGGAGAGAATATGTTAGAGAAAGTATATAAACAAATTGATATAAATAAAATTGAAGCAAATGAAAATCAACCTCGCAAAGTATTTGATGATGAAAAAATTGAAGAATTAGCAACTTCAATTAAAGAAAATGGATTGATTCAACCAATAATTGTTCGTAAATATAATCGTAATTACCAAATAATTGCTGGTGAAAGACGTTTTCGAGCATGTAAGCTAGCGGGTTTGAAAACAATTCCTTGTGTAATTAAAGATATTGATGATAAACAAGTTGATACATATGCAATTATTGAAAATATCCAACGTGAAAACTTATCACCAATAGAAGAAGCTAGTGCATATAAGACATTGATTGATACATATAATATGAATCAAACTGAACTAGCAAATAAAGTTGGAAAAAAACAGTCAACGATTGCTAATAAGTTAAGACTATTAAAATTATCGGATGATGTAAAATATGCTTTAAAAGCTAAACAAATTACAGAACGTCATGCTCGCGCAATGTTATCTTTGGATGAACAAAAACAACAAGAAGTATTAAAAGAAGTCTTAAAAAAATCATTAAATGTAAAACAAACTGAAACATTGATTAATAAACCAGTTAAAACTAAGGAAAAACCTAAAAAGGTAACAACTAAAATATCAAAAAACTTCAAAATTGCGATGAATACAATTAATCAGGCAATTGATTTGATTCAAAAATCTGGTATAGATGTTACAAGTGAAACACAAGAAGCAGACGAAGAATATGTAATCACATTAAAAGTAAAAAAATAAGGATGTAATAATTCAAGTATTACATCTTTTTTCTT
Coding sequences:
- the rsmA gene encoding 16S rRNA (adenine(1518)-N(6)/adenine(1519)-N(6))-dimethyltransferase RsmA — its product is MKDIATLSTTKYILDKYNLNALKKYGQNFLIDINVVNKIIKETRIDKDVAVIEVGPGIGALTQMLSRYGGKVISFEIDERFRPVYDEFLIADNLEIIFGDFMKQEINKIVVDLKKTYSKVYLVANLPYYITTAIIEKVILSDCNIDQLIVMVQKEVALKMTSDYKNPLLLMIKDMGKVEYLFTVNKNVFLPAPHVDSAIIKIVLTKKPNLKLYDILNVCFKQRRKTIYNNLKKEYSNALEILEKCKIDTKKRSEELSLNDFKNITDMI
- a CDS encoding sporulation peptidase YabG; translation: MKIGDIVSRKKYGKDIYFKIIDIKDDIYYLKGIEYRLVADSEESDLELSDFSSEKSDIVVENKPCLKGSVLHIDGDKDYLKMCLDKYKEFNITVYGYYMEESEIKDKIIPLLEKHRPDLLVITGHDAMKKNSDRKNINSYLHTKDFVEAIRKARLYQDDKDSLIIFAGACQSYYELLLASGANFASSPSRKNIHALDPVFIVSQIANASIKNYVDLEKIVAKTSNKHLGIGGIDTRGVARKIYPTSR
- the ispE gene encoding 4-(cytidine 5'-diphospho)-2-C-methyl-D-erythritol kinase; translation: MKVKAYAKINLALDVVRKREDGYHELEMVIAPITLHDLIYINTIESGIIIETNSKVMPTDKRNIMYKVVALIKERYGIKKGVKIYVYKHIPTQAGLAGGSADGAAVIKAMNKLFYLNLTEEQMATLGKEVGADIPFCVYQKMALVSGIGEKLEFIDYLFECKVLLVKPKKGVSTKKSFNSLDLNKAIHQDCRLMVKGIYEDDYQTVIDNLQNTLEEPSIKMVPEINDIKQAMLEIGFDGALMSGSGSCVFGLTRDDKILEKGFKYFKGKYYFVRKTEILNER
- the glmU gene encoding bifunctional UDP-N-acetylglucosamine diphosphorylase/glucosamine-1-phosphate N-acetyltransferase GlmU codes for the protein MKTYAVVMAAGKGTRMKSDKPKVVHEVLYKPMINHIVDELKQLGVDEIYVILGHKAKEVEKLLDDVNIVYQREQLGTGHALMQCKDVLANKSGTTVVLNGDAPLITKETLKNLIDYHNDNQLMGTIMTCDCDLDKKFGRVIRESDQVKGIVEFKDCTPEQVKISEMNCGEYCFDNEALFKALEKVTNNNAQNEYYITDVIEIMNNDNLKVGGYKIADLAEVGGINDRVELAEATKALQLKVNKKHLLNGVNIIDINNTYIGVDVKIAPDTTIEPGCVIKGKSSIGANCHIGPYCEFENVEIKDNVEIKFSVISDSVIENGVDIGPFARLRTNCHILDNVHIGNFVEMKKTVFGNGSKAAHLTYVGDATVGSNVNMGCGTITSNYDGKNKFQTIINDNAFIGCNSNLIAPVTVGANAYVAAGSTVTDDVNDEAFAIARARQVNKEGYAKVLEEKRNKKGK
- a CDS encoding ribose-phosphate diphosphokinase, with protein sequence MKNKITVFALSASEELAKDIAKELGTNVGKSKVHHFADGEILVEIGESVRGKDVYIVQSTSNPVTENLMEILVLADALKRASAKEITAIIPYFGYARQDRKAKPRQPITSKLIADLLTVAGINRVVTVDLHAAQIQGFFDIPVDEMQALPLISNYFKKKNISDICVVSPDHGGATRARKLAVALDAPVAIIDKRRPKPNVAEIMGVLGDVEGKNCIMVDDMIDTGGTIVAGIEMLKEKGAKSVHVACTHPVFSGPAVERLQNSSADEVVVTDTIKLPEEKMFPKLKIVTVAVLLARTIENIENCEPVSNVFEMFDFDK
- a CDS encoding TatD family hydrolase; this encodes MYFDTHCHLNSEDLYEDHDMFIQNALNNEVTNMVVVGYDLESSKIAIELAKQYEFIYAAVGIGPNDCKNTTKEQINIIDKYLEDPCVVALGEIGLDYYWDTVSKEKQLEVFQWQMDLAKKHDKPVIIHCRDAYEDTYEVLKQNGHRGIMHCYSGSVEMAKRFVELGFYISLAGPVTFKNARVPKDVAANINIENLLIETDCPYLTPHPFRGKLNEPANVVYIAQEIAKLKNMEIENVASKTTFNAKNIFGIK
- a CDS encoding G5 domain-containing protein, whose product is MKKIKEAVINADPCMKGLVVVMIAYVGIVATTLNTGAANQIDNYVETIDVKVQDGEQAQKDYLVRQAAVSNVLDDLEISLNPQDLLNQDLNYVVNDGDLIQITRINEANIDEVNTIASNTVNTSGLELFTTKVTQQGQEGKVKNTYRVTYHNGKESKRELVNSEVIIPASDTIIETGKVQPGAYFTGKLTTYGGDCVGGNGTSSTGIKLSPITGVQGSNSPKLTYNGRSYYCLAADPSIPFGTIIEITNHNLSIESTAYGIVVDRGGAIKGNKIDIFNGTEAGKYFTGGTSNNTQFKIVSVGNGKNFWK
- the mnmG gene encoding tRNA uridine-5-carboxymethylaminomethyl(34) synthesis enzyme MnmG, yielding MYDVIVVGGGHAGIEAALAPARMKQKTVLITANFDNVGSLPCNTSIGGPAKGIIVREIDALGGQMAKTADETYLQMKMLNTAKGPGVQSLRAQADKKAYPRYMQAVLKKQDNLDIIEGMVEDLMVEDNCVKGVILANGQEIIGKTVILTTGTYLKAEILCGDQKHASGPDDQEECKYLSTRLKELGLRIQRLKTGTPPRVEINSVDYSKTSLQPGSDAKLAFSYQTNKFIPIDEQVPCYLTYTNEKTHKIIKENLHRSSMYGGYVSGVGPRYCPSIEDKIVKFSDKPQHQIFLEPESKEMNTIYVQGFSTSLPHDVQEEMIRTIPGLEHCKILKYAYAIEYDAIDPLQLWPSLETKIIKNLFTAGQINGTSGYEEAASQGLIAGINATLKNQNKEPLILKRDEAYIGVMIDDLVTKGTEEPYRMLTSRAEYRLLIRHDNADERLMKYGHDVGLISDDIYQQYLNKMSNIFNEIARLDTIRFTPKHPINDVLEQLGSTRLNEGISAKELIKRPELDYEKILPFIDAPDLNEEERKRITILIKYKGYIDKAMRQAEKQKKMEEKKIPEDVDYNEISNLALEAKQKLSSIRPLTIGQASRISGINPADISVLLIYLKQKYNEE
- the rsmG gene encoding 16S rRNA (guanine(527)-N(7))-methyltransferase RsmG, with amino-acid sequence MSKEEFIELLKNKGIILSDKQIEQFDKYFKLLVEWNEKMNLTAITDEESVYLKHFYDSITIAFDFEFASQSIVDVGAGAGFPSIPLKIIYPDLKVTIVDSLTKRITFLNHLFGALELTNCKAISARAEEYAKENREKCDVVMARAVARLNILDELCLPLVKVGGYFLSLKGLKADEELNEAKKGIGILGGKVGSVNDFTLTNDNHRSNIIIKKVKATPNKYPRMFAKIKKQPL
- the noc gene encoding nucleoid occlusion protein is translated as MLEKVYKQIDINKIEANENQPRKVFDDEKIEELATSIKENGLIQPIIVRKYNRNYQIIAGERRFRACKLAGLKTIPCVIKDIDDKQVDTYAIIENIQRENLSPIEEASAYKTLIDTYNMNQTELANKVGKKQSTIANKLRLLKLSDDVKYALKAKQITERHARAMLSLDEQKQQEVLKEVLKKSLNVKQTETLINKPVKTKEKPKKVTTKISKNFKIAMNTINQAIDLIQKSGIDVTSETQEADEEYVITLKVKK